The Diadema setosum chromosome 12, eeDiaSeto1, whole genome shotgun sequence genome has a segment encoding these proteins:
- the LOC140235575 gene encoding uncharacterized protein produces the protein MARAGSDEDVYKSCYEVMMPIPIPSPEEDDAKLAAPSPIEEQRTPPTPALRRGLDHEATGRAPLRSSPVSTMVSGEEVPSLYQEPESTYEVSMYLAEGQYDTPRHQPPVPSPRSQDVAASVYQNVQTPKSPRVLPFRARANVMALPEQPALPVRGRVALRPRGRRQEKRVSPLPVQDDENKGEMNKEVTETLASKASYQPMIRDIKEENPTPMFPNFKKTGSIDFDARIYRCNESPLENSGKQTLVAAEENFACAIVNHEGGYLKLRRAQATLFIPPHAILGDPEPVVLYVMSKTSQVGYQPLSSSLDPGQFLVSPIMFVGKPGSKYCSMDIVLSFPMEWSPTQEVTFDLLTVKTFDSQGTCPPKDNARWRILAHGYDYFFTVYGERGVLMVSQSAFYVVRATVAGSVATNQMTLCPETKRISGERLRIILTGKTFSDIRRAKLHVVFSRDDDNETERVIQAEDQEGYRKLDLVRTISIQPLSGQPVWVSLSHLTNPAWRLQTSPTAKFSTQELLDYADRYPPSVTFALGEIGNEYVMDSFVQCVVVAHQGAMPNHQAEDVVSYVQLVGDVTIMQRKSGQFLSMSLGRASGKKLPVLSVQPSPCSTLVSAQSKPNMTTPIIQLPSHLPLIAGPESPRVSNTSSCPSHSPPPVPSSQDHNAMTWSTSYSYDDAVKCNARFDGILIPYQFMGKMCLYLQDARAEARGRGWKSVALKIGLSEEQLQNLTKRYAFQSPLAMLHLFFGASQTIWGVSAHDTARGHLARLLSISQDIQRDDLLRELQRELTNIDRLEDRQSMFLFDALPFESKTGKGALSGSNRHSLSDTDVKSVTSEKRSTGTIRSHLSDMFSWFRSKSHNVAGKKAEDVYLEPVAVSNFRIFDDAYMYDVPKATGCEEMKREKKTKKLNQYM, from the exons ATGGCGAGAGCTGGCTCGGATGAGGACGTGTATAAGTCTTGCTACGAGGTGATGATGCCCATACCAATACCATCTCCAGAGGAAGACGATGCAAAGTTGGCTGCACCCTCTCCAATCGAGGAGCAGAGGACTCCTCCGACACCGGCTTTGCGTCGAGGACTCGACCATGAAGCGACAGGAAGGGCCCCCTTAAGGTCCTCGCCTGTTTCTACGATGGTGTCGGGAGAAGAAGTGCCCTCTTTATACCAGGAACCTGAGAGTACTTACGAGGTGTCAATGTACCTAGCCGAGGGGCAATATGACACACCGCGCCATCAACCGCCAGTGCCATCCCCAAGATCCCAAGATGTAGCGGCGTCTGTCTATCAGAACGTACAGACTCCAAAGTCTCCAAGAGTCCTCCCATTCAGGGCCAGAGCCAACGTCATGGCCTTGCCCGAGCAGCCGGCTCTGCCTGTTCGAGGACGTGTGGCGCTTAGACCAAGAGGGAGACGACAAGAAAAGCGTGTATCCCCTCTCCCTGTCCAGGATGACGAGAATAAAGGCGAAATGAATAAAGAGGTCACAGAAACCCTGGCTTCGAAAGCATCATATCAGCCTATGATAAGGGATATTAAGGAGGAAAATCCCACACCGATGTTTCCTAATTTCAAGAAGACTGGCTCCATTGATTTCGATGCTCGCATCTACCGATGCAACGAATCGCCTTTAGAAAACTCTGGCAAACAAACTCTTGTAGCTGCCGAAGAAAACTTCGCGTGCGCCATTGTCAACCATGAGGGCGGTTACCTAAAATTAAGGCGGGCACAGGCGACACTCTTCATACCCCCTCACGCTATTCTCGGTGACCCGGAACCAGTCGTTCTCTACGTCATGTCCAAGACGAGTCAAGTAGGATATCAACCTCTGTCGTCAAGTTTAGATCCGGGTCAATTCCTTGTCAGTCCGATCATGTTCGTCGGAAAACCAGGATCAAAATACTGTAGTATGGACATTGTTCTCTCCTTTCCAATGGAGTGGAGCCCAACTCAGGAAgttacctttgaccttctcACCGTAAAGACGTTTGACTCGCAAGGCACTTGTCCTCCCAAAG ataatGCGAGATGGCGaattttggcacatgggtaCGATTATTTCTTCACCGTCTATGGAGAGCGAGGTGTGCTTATGGTATCACAGTCTGCTTTCTATGTGGTTCGTGCGACAGTGGCAGGATCTGTTGCTACCAACCAGATGACGTTATGTCCTGAAACCAAGCGGATTTCAGGCGAAAGG CTGCGGATCATTCTAACGGGAAAGACATTTTCAGACATAAGACGGGCAAAGCTGCACGTTGTCTTCTCAAGGGACGACGACAACGAAACAGAG CGTGTTATCCAGGCCGAAGACCAAGAGGGGTATCGAAAACTGGATCTCGTGAGAACCATCAGCATCCAGCCGTTGTCAGGGCAACCGGTGTGGGTGAGTTTGTCGCATCTCACGAACCCGGCTTGGCGTCTCCAGACCAGTCCCACAGCA AAATTTTCGACGCAAGAGCTCCTCGACTACGCAGACCGGTACCCACCGTCGGTCACCTTTGCTCTGGGGGAGATCGGAAACGAGTACGTCATGGACTCCTTCGTCCAGTGCGTGGTCGTGGCGCACCAGGGAGCGATGCCCAATCACCAGGCAGAGGATGTCGTCAGCTACGTACAACTGGTCGGTGACGTCACAATTATGCAGCGGAAAAGTGGCCAGTTCCTCAGC atGTCTCTAGGACGAGCGTCGGGGAAGAAGCTCCCCGTACTTTCGGTCCAGCCGTCCCCCTGTAGCACGCTTGTCTCTGCGCAGAGCAAGCCCAACATGACCACGCCAATCATACAACTGCCGTCACATCTGCCGCTGATCGCGGGCCCCGAGTCTCCGCGGGTGTCCAACACTTCGAGCTGCCCGTCCCACTCTCCACCGCCGGTTCCGTCGTCGCAGGACCATAACGCTATGACGTGGTCGACGTCGTATTCGTACGACGACGCCGTGAAATGCAACGCCCGGTTCGACGGGATTCTCATTCCCTATCAGTTTATGGGAAAGATGTGTCTGTACCTTCAGGATGCCAGAGCCGAAGCCCGGGGGAGGGGTTGGAAGTCAGTCGCGTTGAAGATTGGCCTCTCCGAAGAGCAG CTGCAGAACCTGACGAAGAGGTACGCCTTCCAGTCTCCACTGGCCATGCTGCACCTGTTCTTCGGCGCTAGTCAGACGATTTGGGGCGTGTCCGCGCACGACACGGCACGGGGACACTTGGCGCGACTTCTCTCCATATCGCAGGATATTCAG CGCGACGACCTGCTCCGAGAACTTCAGCGTGAGCTGACGAACATCGACCGCCTCGAGGACCGGCAGAGCATGTTCCTCTTCGACGCCCTACCCTTCGAGTCGAAGACCGGGAAGGGCGCCCTCTCCGGCAGTAACCGACACTCGCTCAGCGACACCGACGTGAAGAGTGTGACGAGCGAGAAACGGTCGACGGGCACCATCCGGAGTCATCTCAGCGATATGTTTTCCTGGTTCAGGTCAAAGTCTCACAACGTCGCAG GGAAGAAAGCGGAGGATGTATACTTGGAGCCGGTCGCGGTGTCAAACTTCAGAATCTTCGACGACGCGTACATGTATGACGTACCCAAAGCGACGGGATGCGAGGAGATGAAGCgggaaaagaaaaccaaaaagtTAAATCAGTACATGTAA